A single Nicotiana tabacum cultivar K326 chromosome 5, ASM71507v2, whole genome shotgun sequence DNA region contains:
- the LOC107762719 gene encoding agamous-like MADS-box protein AGL62, with translation MGRKSNGRKKVDMVKIQNERNLQVTFSKRQNGLFKKASELCTLSGAEVALVGFSPGNKVYSFGHPSVDLVIDRFLTENSQPNIDVPNHLIEAHRNANVREINMDELIDKVGTLEMERNRGKALQRTWRDATPDERWWKAPIENLNFFQLREVAEAMEMTKKQCEIEAEHQQKVHGIAFPYRTLGSALAPYGGARESSSNGFTFGSNRASGSTSI, from the exons ATGGGAAGAAAGAGTAACGGTCGCAAAAAAGTTGACATGGTGAAGATACAAAATGAGAGAAACTTACAAGTGACTTTCTCCAAACGACAAAATGGCCTCTTCAAAAAGGCTAGTGAACTCTGTACACTAAGTGGTGCTGAAGTTGCCTTAGTGGGTTTTTCTCCTGGAAACAAAGTGTACTCGTTTGGCCACCCTTCTGTTGATTTGGTCATAGATAGATTCCTCACTGAGAATTCTCAACCCAATATTGATGTTCCTAACCATCTTATTGAGGCTCATCGAAATGCTAATGTTCGTGAGATCAATATGGATGAGTTGATTGATAAAGTGGGGACATTGGAAATGGAGAGAAACCGCGGAAAAGCCTTACAAAGAACCTGGAGGGATGCTACTCCAGACGAGCGTTGGTGGAAAGCTCCAATTGAAAATCTCAACTTTTTCCAACTTCGAGAAGTGGCGGAGGCAATGGAAATGACAAAGAAGCAATGTGAAATAGAGGCAGAACACCAGCAAAAGGTGCATGGTATTGCATTTCCATATCGTACCCTTGGAAGTGCCTTGGCTCCTTATGGGGGGGCTAGGGAGAGCTCTTCGAATG GATTCACCTTTGGTTCGAATAGGGCTAGTGGATCTACTTCAATTTAA